One part of the Cyprinus carpio isolate SPL01 chromosome A25, ASM1834038v1, whole genome shotgun sequence genome encodes these proteins:
- the LOC109050989 gene encoding galanin peptides isoform X1 — protein MHRCVGGVCVSLIVCAFLTETLGMVIAAKEKRGWTLNSAGYLLGPRRIDHLIQIKDSPSARGREDLLGQYAIDSHRSLSDKHGLSGKREMPIDEDFKTAALRISDEDVIHTIIDFLSYLKLKEFGALDSLPSSLTSEEISQP, from the exons atgcacaGGTGTGTCGGTGGAGTTTGTGTGTCTCTTATTGTGTGCGCGTTTCTTACGGAAACACTCGGAATGGTGATTGCG GCAAAAGAGAAGAGAGGATGGACCCTCAACAGTGCTGGGTATCTCCTCGGTCCTC GTCGTATTGATCACCTTATACAGATTAAGGATTCTCCCAGTGCAAGGGGGAGAGAGGATCTGCTTGGTCAAT ATGCCATAGACAGCCACAGGAGCCTTAGCGACAAGCACGGACTGTCAGGGAAGAGAGAAATGCCCATAGACGAAGATTTCAAGACAG CAGCTCTGAGGATATCAGATGAGGATGTTATCCATACTATCATAGACTTTCTTTCTTATCTCAAATTAAAAG AATTTGGAGCTCTCGACAGTCTGCCTTCCTCTCTCACATCAGAGGAAATAAGTCAACCCTAA
- the LOC109050989 gene encoding galanin peptides isoform X2, with amino-acid sequence MHRCVGGVCVSLIVCAFLTETLGMVIAAKEKRGWTLNSAGYLLGPRRIDHLIQIKDSPSARGREDLLGQYAIDSHRSLSDKHGLSGKREMPIDEDFKTALRISDEDVIHTIIDFLSYLKLKEFGALDSLPSSLTSEEISQP; translated from the exons atgcacaGGTGTGTCGGTGGAGTTTGTGTGTCTCTTATTGTGTGCGCGTTTCTTACGGAAACACTCGGAATGGTGATTGCG GCAAAAGAGAAGAGAGGATGGACCCTCAACAGTGCTGGGTATCTCCTCGGTCCTC GTCGTATTGATCACCTTATACAGATTAAGGATTCTCCCAGTGCAAGGGGGAGAGAGGATCTGCTTGGTCAAT ATGCCATAGACAGCCACAGGAGCCTTAGCGACAAGCACGGACTGTCAGGGAAGAGAGAAATGCCCATAGACGAAGATTTCAAGACAG CTCTGAGGATATCAGATGAGGATGTTATCCATACTATCATAGACTTTCTTTCTTATCTCAAATTAAAAG AATTTGGAGCTCTCGACAGTCTGCCTTCCTCTCTCACATCAGAGGAAATAAGTCAACCCTAA
- the LOC109050989 gene encoding galanin peptides isoform X4, which translates to MHRCVGGVCVSLIVCAFLTETLGMVIAAKEKRGWTLNSAGYLLGPHAIDSHRSLSDKHGLSGKREMPIDEDFKTALRISDEDVIHTIIDFLSYLKLKEFGALDSLPSSLTSEEISQP; encoded by the exons atgcacaGGTGTGTCGGTGGAGTTTGTGTGTCTCTTATTGTGTGCGCGTTTCTTACGGAAACACTCGGAATGGTGATTGCG GCAAAAGAGAAGAGAGGATGGACCCTCAACAGTGCTGGGTATCTCCTCGGTCCTC ATGCCATAGACAGCCACAGGAGCCTTAGCGACAAGCACGGACTGTCAGGGAAGAGAGAAATGCCCATAGACGAAGATTTCAAGACAG CTCTGAGGATATCAGATGAGGATGTTATCCATACTATCATAGACTTTCTTTCTTATCTCAAATTAAAAG AATTTGGAGCTCTCGACAGTCTGCCTTCCTCTCTCACATCAGAGGAAATAAGTCAACCCTAA
- the LOC109050989 gene encoding galanin peptides isoform X3 — protein sequence MHRCVGGVCVSLIVCAFLTETLGMVIAAKEKRGWTLNSAGYLLGPHAIDSHRSLSDKHGLSGKREMPIDEDFKTAALRISDEDVIHTIIDFLSYLKLKEFGALDSLPSSLTSEEISQP from the exons atgcacaGGTGTGTCGGTGGAGTTTGTGTGTCTCTTATTGTGTGCGCGTTTCTTACGGAAACACTCGGAATGGTGATTGCG GCAAAAGAGAAGAGAGGATGGACCCTCAACAGTGCTGGGTATCTCCTCGGTCCTC ATGCCATAGACAGCCACAGGAGCCTTAGCGACAAGCACGGACTGTCAGGGAAGAGAGAAATGCCCATAGACGAAGATTTCAAGACAG CAGCTCTGAGGATATCAGATGAGGATGTTATCCATACTATCATAGACTTTCTTTCTTATCTCAAATTAAAAG AATTTGGAGCTCTCGACAGTCTGCCTTCCTCTCTCACATCAGAGGAAATAAGTCAACCCTAA